The genomic segment AGCAGCGCCGTTGCGATCGCCCGGTTGTCGCCTTCGAGCGTTGCGCGGATGCGCGCGTCGATCGCATCGCGCAGGCCCTGCATGAAGGCGGCATAGCGCAGCCGCAGGCCGCCGGCATCCGGCGGCCTGGACGCCGTGATCGCGCCCATTACGAAGCCGGAGGCACCGATGCTCTGGAAGAACATGTCGCGCGAGAAATCATAGCTGCCGGGCCGCACCGGCGAGATCGGCGGCAGCAGCCGCGCCTTCAATTGCACGAAGCTGCCGACTTCGGGCGCCGTGCCCTTGCGCACCGAGAGGCGGACGCGCTCGAGCTTGACGTCGCCGCGCTGCGCCTCCATCGCGCTGACGCGCAGCACGAAGCGATCGGTACGCTCGCGAATGTCGCGCGCTTCCACGAAGCCCGACAGCGACACCGAATAAAGCGGCTTGGCGAGCACGGGATGGGCGACGCGCGCCGTCTTCCAGGTCGCCATGGCAAATCCGGCGGCGACCGCCGCGATCATGATCGCAGGCGCAAACAGCCGGCTCCGCCGGAGCAACACCGCGCCGAGCATCAGCGCGATGGCCGTCGCGGCAACCACCCACAGCACCGGCTCATGATCGGCGGCGAAATAAAGCGCAATGCCGCCGCCAAAGGCGACGGGCACCCACGGCAACAGCCGGCCTGGCCCGGCCTCGGCGCGCGCCCACTGGCGCAGCATTTCGACGATGGCCGGCCAGATGCCAAACCCCGCCGGCGCAAAGCCGCCGGCCGGGGCGGCGCGGCCGACCGGCCACGTCCCGGCAACTCCCTGGGAGCGTCCTGGCCGCCCCGGCTCCGCCATTCCCCTGCACCTTGCGATACGCGACGGGTGCGGAGGCTACCGGACCGTGCGGCTGCGCGAATAGCGGTACAGATCGGGAACGGGCGACGGAGCGCCCTACTTTTCCTCTTCCATCGTCACGGCGACGTCCGCCTTGGCGGACAGCCGCACCTTGTTGCCTTCAACATCGGCAACGAGGCCCTTGTCGATGAAATGATGGTGGCCCTTGTGGCTGCCCTCGCCGCTGTCCTTCCTGGTCAGCTTGATGCGGTTGCCCTCTACCCTGTCGACGGTGCCGACATGGACACCGTCGGCGCCGATGACTTCCATATGCTCTGCGATGTTCTGCATGGCGGGATCCTTGGTTGGGATCGCGGCCAACGCGGCAGGCGCGCGTTCGTTTCAATCGTCATTCCGGGGCGCGACGAAGTCGCGAGCTATGATGCGCAATTGCGCATCTGAGAATCCATAACCACCATCGTGAGTATGGATTCCGGGCTCGCGCCGAGTGGCGCGCCCCGGAATGACGACACTGATGGAACGACCGCTAAATCAGCGGCGCCTGCGACGAGGCGTGGTGATTGACGATCTTCCAGTCGCCTTCCTCGCGGATGATGACCCAGCTCATCTTGACGACGAGATCGTCCCGCTCGCCGGCGAGATCGAACGTGATGATCGCGGCCATGTTGATCAGGTCAGGGCCGGCCTGCGCGGCGTACACGTCGGAGAAGGTCGCGCTCGGCCTGCGCCAGCGCGGCAGGCCGTTGAAATAATCGGCAACGCCGTCCCTGCCCCGATAGAGTTTTGGGTTCGAGCCAAAGAAGAACGCGTTCTTCGCATAGAGCGAGGACAGCGCGGTCGCATCGAGCGTCGCGAAGCCGACGCACCATTTCGCGATGATGGCGGAAACGATGGCGTCGGCTTCGCTGCTCATGCCCTCGCCTCAGCCCTTCGCGACTTCCTTGGCGAACGTATCGCGCAAGCCGATCGTGCGCGAGAACACCGGCTTGCCCGGCGTCGAGTCCTTGTCGCGGACGAAATAGCCCTGGCGCTCGAACTGCATCGGCTCGGTCGAATTGCTCTCCGCAACGGACGCCTCGACCCGCGCATCGGCGAGGATCTCGAGCGAGTTCGGGTTGAGATCGGCCGCGAAGTTCGAAGCGTCCGGGCTCGGATTGGCGAACAGCTGGTTGTAGATGCGGATCTCCGCCGGCTTCGACGTCGCCGCCGGCAGCCAGTGCATGGTCGCCTTGACCTTGCGGCCGTCGGGCGCGTTGCCGCCCTTGGTCGCGGGATCATAGGTGCAGCGCAGCTCCACCACCTCGCCCTGGTCGTTCTTGATCACGCCGGTGCACTTGACGAAATAGGCGTAGCGCAGCCGCACCTCGTTGCCCGGCGACAGGCGGAAGAACTTCTTCGGCGGGTTCTCCATGAAATCGTCCTGCTCGATATAGAGCTCGCGGCCGAACGTGATCTTGCGCGTGCCGGCGCTAGC from the Bradyrhizobium sp. WBAH42 genome contains:
- a CDS encoding DUF2171 domain-containing protein, whose product is MQNIAEHMEVIGADGVHVGTVDRVEGNRIKLTRKDSGEGSHKGHHHFIDKGLVADVEGNKVRLSAKADVAVTMEEEK
- a CDS encoding nuclear transport factor 2 family protein, translated to MSSEADAIVSAIIAKWCVGFATLDATALSSLYAKNAFFFGSNPKLYRGRDGVADYFNGLPRWRRPSATFSDVYAAQAGPDLINMAAIITFDLAGERDDLVVKMSWVIIREEGDWKIVNHHASSQAPLI